Proteins co-encoded in one Ralstonia sp. RRA genomic window:
- a CDS encoding TIM44-like domain-containing protein: protein MSLHWGGKLMAGALVATLAFGTALDANAKRMGGSRSFGKQSSTVTQRQQTPPTTPSPTQQAAPAAQPSPAAPAPGAPAAKPGRNWGGMLGGLAAGLGIGYLLSKFGLGAGLASLLSNLILIAIVAFVVMWIIRKVRGSRPQGPAYATGGPSFGGDREPYVPQPAAPAPQASAPAASSFNTGSTNTSGLGAGAPTAAQAWSLGGPAAASAVNAQPAAAVPQQPWGVPADFDTQAFLRNAKVYFIRLQAAWDAGNLNDIREFTTPEMFAEIKMDLADRGATPNKTDVVSVEAEMLGIETQASEYLASVRFSGMIREEANAPAQPFAEVWNLSKPTQGSGGWVLAGIQQLQ from the coding sequence ATGAGTTTGCACTGGGGTGGAAAATTGATGGCGGGCGCGCTGGTCGCGACGCTCGCATTCGGGACGGCACTGGACGCCAACGCCAAGCGCATGGGCGGCAGCCGTAGCTTCGGCAAGCAGTCGTCGACCGTGACGCAGCGTCAGCAAACGCCGCCGACCACGCCGTCGCCCACGCAGCAGGCAGCACCGGCTGCGCAGCCGTCGCCGGCAGCACCGGCTCCGGGCGCACCGGCCGCAAAGCCTGGTCGTAACTGGGGCGGTATGCTGGGTGGTTTGGCCGCCGGTCTGGGCATCGGCTACCTGCTGTCCAAGTTCGGTCTGGGCGCAGGCCTTGCCTCGCTGCTGTCGAACCTGATCCTGATCGCCATCGTCGCTTTCGTGGTGATGTGGATCATCCGCAAGGTGCGCGGCAGCCGTCCGCAAGGTCCGGCCTACGCTACGGGTGGCCCGTCGTTTGGCGGTGACCGCGAGCCGTACGTGCCGCAACCGGCTGCGCCTGCGCCGCAGGCTTCCGCACCGGCAGCTTCGTCGTTCAACACCGGCAGCACCAATACGTCGGGCTTGGGCGCGGGTGCGCCGACGGCCGCACAAGCGTGGAGCTTGGGTGGCCCGGCCGCTGCGTCTGCTGTCAACGCACAACCTGCTGCAGCTGTACCGCAACAGCCGTGGGGCGTGCCGGCCGATTTCGATACGCAAGCCTTCCTGCGCAACGCCAAGGTCTACTTCATCCGCCTGCAGGCCGCATGGGATGCCGGCAACCTGAACGACATCCGCGAGTTCACCACGCCGGAGATGTTCGCCGAGATCAAGATGGACCTGGCCGATCGTGGCGCCACGCCCAACAAGACCGATGTGGTGTCGGTCGAGGCGGAGATGCTCGGCATCGAAACGCAGGCCAGCGAGTACCTGGCGAGCGTGCGCTTCTCGGGCATGATCCGCGAAGAAGCCAACGCGCCGGCCCAGCCGTTTGCCGAGGTGTGGAACCTGTCCAAGCCGACGCAAGGCAGCGGTGGCTGGGTGCTGGCTGGTATCCAACAATTGCAGTGA
- a CDS encoding SCP2 domain-containing protein yields MSSTATSSSFPFMLMQPLLLAINHLLRQEPWAQETLRPFAGRVARFDLAPVSVTLQVDTAGLVTVPEADVEPAVTVVVPLAAAASDYATGGQAAVLKHVRIEGEAEFANVLSTLLRNLRWDAAEDLSRVFGDVIAQRLVSGAQAARTEATRVSRSLAEAVASYLTDEQPTLVRHARLAQFAADVAALRDAEARLAKRLERLEKLPRPATSTARTGESA; encoded by the coding sequence ATGTCTTCGACAGCCACCTCGTCCTCGTTTCCCTTCATGCTGATGCAGCCATTGCTGCTCGCGATCAATCATCTACTGCGCCAGGAACCCTGGGCGCAGGAGACGCTGCGACCTTTCGCGGGCCGCGTCGCGCGCTTTGATCTGGCCCCTGTCTCGGTGACGCTGCAGGTGGATACGGCGGGTCTTGTGACGGTGCCTGAGGCAGATGTGGAACCGGCCGTAACCGTAGTCGTGCCGCTCGCCGCGGCTGCCAGCGACTACGCTACGGGCGGACAGGCCGCCGTGCTCAAACACGTGCGTATCGAGGGCGAGGCCGAGTTCGCCAACGTACTGTCGACGTTGCTGCGCAACCTGCGCTGGGATGCAGCGGAAGACCTCTCGCGCGTATTCGGCGACGTGATCGCGCAGCGCCTGGTGAGCGGCGCCCAGGCTGCGCGCACGGAAGCGACGCGCGTCAGCCGCTCGCTGGCGGAGGCGGTGGCCTCCTACCTGACCGATGAACAACCCACGCTGGTGCGCCACGCACGCCTCGCGCAGTTTGCTGCCGATGTGGCCGCGCTGCGCGATGCGGAGGCGCGGCTCGCCAAACGCCTGGAGCGGCTCGAGAAGCTCCCTCGCCCGGCAACCTCCACAGCACGCACGGGTGAATCGGCATGA
- the ubiB gene encoding ubiquinone biosynthesis regulatory protein kinase UbiB: protein MTRFFRLGKIVFVILYYGLDQLALSGFKSRRIRALVWLLTLGRKPKRPRGERLRLALEQLGPIFVKFGQVLSTRRDLLPPDVADELAKLQDRVPPFDPKVAATIVEKSLGKPLSALFHRFDHHPVASASIAQVHFATLRGGPDDGREVAVKVLRPGMLPVIDSDLALMRDLATWMEKLWADAKRLKPREVVAEFDKYLHDELDLMREAANASQLRRNFAKSDLLLVPEVFWDWCTSDVFVMERMHGMRISHTEELRAAGVDMHKLARDGVEIFFTQVFRDGFFHADMHPGNILVSVAPETLGRYIALDFGIVGALSEFDKNYLAQNFLAFFQRDYHRVAVLHIESGWAPEETRVEELEGAIRACCEPYFDRPLGEISLGLVLMRLFQTSRRFNVEVQPQLVLLQKTLLNVEGLGRQLDPDLDLWKTAKPFLERWMHEQIGWRGFVERLKVEAPQWANKLPDLPRLVHQILDRHASNNGNAQTEALTALLAEQRRTNRLLSAALLFIGGFAVGIIATHVLAWLARH from the coding sequence ATGACGCGTTTCTTCCGGCTGGGCAAGATCGTCTTCGTCATCCTGTACTACGGGCTGGATCAGCTCGCGCTGTCGGGTTTCAAGAGCCGGCGCATCCGTGCGCTGGTGTGGCTGTTGACGCTGGGCCGCAAGCCCAAGCGCCCACGCGGCGAGCGCTTGCGCCTGGCGCTCGAGCAGCTTGGGCCCATCTTCGTGAAGTTCGGTCAGGTGTTGTCGACGCGGCGTGATCTGCTGCCGCCTGATGTGGCGGATGAACTCGCCAAACTGCAGGACCGTGTGCCCCCGTTTGACCCGAAGGTGGCGGCAACGATTGTCGAGAAGTCGTTGGGCAAGCCGCTGTCGGCGCTGTTCCATCGCTTTGATCATCATCCGGTGGCGAGCGCGTCGATTGCGCAGGTGCATTTCGCGACGCTGCGCGGTGGTCCGGACGACGGCCGCGAGGTGGCGGTCAAGGTGCTGCGCCCGGGCATGCTGCCCGTGATCGACAGCGACCTCGCGCTCATGCGTGATCTCGCCACGTGGATGGAAAAGCTCTGGGCCGACGCCAAGCGCCTGAAGCCGCGCGAGGTGGTCGCCGAGTTCGACAAGTACCTGCACGATGAACTCGATCTGATGCGCGAGGCGGCCAACGCCAGCCAGTTGCGCCGCAACTTCGCCAAGTCGGATTTGCTGCTGGTGCCTGAGGTGTTCTGGGACTGGTGCACCTCTGACGTGTTCGTCATGGAACGCATGCACGGCATGCGCATTTCGCACACCGAAGAGCTGCGCGCCGCGGGTGTCGACATGCACAAGCTCGCGCGCGACGGCGTGGAGATCTTCTTCACGCAGGTCTTCCGCGACGGCTTTTTCCATGCCGACATGCACCCCGGCAACATCCTCGTGAGCGTGGCGCCCGAGACGCTGGGCCGCTACATTGCGCTGGATTTCGGCATCGTCGGGGCGCTGTCGGAGTTCGACAAGAACTACCTCGCGCAGAACTTCCTGGCGTTCTTCCAGCGCGACTACCACCGCGTGGCGGTGCTCCATATCGAGTCTGGCTGGGCGCCCGAAGAGACGCGCGTGGAAGAACTCGAAGGCGCCATTCGCGCCTGTTGCGAGCCGTATTTCGACCGGCCGCTGGGCGAGATCTCGCTGGGGCTGGTGCTGATGCGCCTGTTCCAGACATCGCGCCGTTTCAACGTGGAAGTGCAGCCGCAACTGGTGCTGCTGCAGAAGACGCTGCTGAACGTGGAAGGCCTGGGCCGCCAGCTCGATCCGGATCTGGATCTGTGGAAGACCGCCAAGCCGTTCCTCGAGCGCTGGATGCATGAGCAGATCGGCTGGCGCGGCTTTGTCGAGCGCCTGAAGGTCGAGGCCCCGCAATGGGCCAACAAGTTGCCGGACCTGCCGCGTTTGGTGCACCAGATCCTGGATCGCCACGCGAGCAACAACGGCAACGCCCAAACCGAAGCGCTGACCGCGTTGCTTGCCGAGCAGCGGCGCACCAACCGGCTGCTTTCCGCTGCACTGCTGTTCATCGGCGGGTTTGCGGTCGGCATCATCGCCACCCATGTGCTGGCATGGCTGGCCCGTCATTGA
- a CDS encoding SAM-dependent methyltransferase gives MAEPPVFQSRDAADPAFWDERFSREHTPWDAHGVPAAFRQFLEAQPAPLSTLIPGCGNAYEAGWLAERGWPVTAIDFAPSAVTSAKAVLGPYADVVELADFFRFVPHRPVQWIYERAFLCAMPRRLWPDYATQVAKLLPPGGLLAGFFAVVEGRDAVPKGPPFETTQAELDALLLPAFERVSDTPIAEADSIPVFAGRERWQIWRRRAD, from the coding sequence ATGGCCGAGCCCCCCGTCTTCCAATCCCGTGACGCCGCCGATCCTGCTTTCTGGGACGAGCGCTTCAGCCGCGAGCACACGCCCTGGGATGCACACGGTGTGCCGGCTGCCTTCCGGCAATTCCTTGAAGCGCAGCCTGCGCCACTTTCTACGCTGATCCCGGGTTGCGGCAACGCCTATGAGGCTGGTTGGCTGGCCGAGCGCGGCTGGCCTGTCACGGCCATCGACTTTGCGCCGAGCGCGGTGACGTCGGCCAAGGCCGTGCTGGGCCCGTATGCCGATGTGGTGGAGCTGGCGGATTTCTTCCGTTTTGTGCCGCATCGGCCGGTGCAATGGATCTACGAGCGCGCATTCCTGTGCGCGATGCCGCGCCGGCTGTGGCCGGATTACGCCACGCAGGTTGCGAAGCTGTTGCCGCCGGGCGGACTGCTGGCAGGCTTCTTTGCCGTGGTGGAGGGCCGGGACGCCGTGCCCAAGGGCCCGCCGTTCGAGACAACTCAGGCCGAGCTGGACGCGCTGCTATTGCCGGCTTTCGAGCGCGTCAGCGACACGCCGATCGCCGAGGCCGATTCGATCCCGGTGTTTGCCGGCCGCGAGCGCTGGCAAATCTGGCGCCGCAGGGCCGATTGA